The Mycobacteriales bacterium genomic sequence GCCGGGGTGCACCACCTGAAGCTGCCGGTGCGCGACCTGGCGAGATCACGGGAGTGGTACGAGACCCGACTCGGTTACCGCGTCACGGTCGAGTTCGTCGAGGGCGGGGTGCTGATGGGATACGTACTTCACCATCCCGCCGGCGGCCCGGACCTCGGACTGCGCCTCGACCCGCCGCGCGCGGTGG encodes the following:
- a CDS encoding VOC family protein; protein product: MTDVSDCPALAGVHHLKLPVRDLARSREWYETRLGYRVTVEFVEGGVLMGYVLHHPAGGPDLGLRLDPPRAV